A window from Nitrospira sp. ND1 encodes these proteins:
- a CDS encoding class I SAM-dependent methyltransferase, whose translation MTTVNPNHAEFKTQDAASYNPVAQSFDRFVTQLSAPVAARLVALAGLAPDNHVLDVGAGTGIVALRAVAEMGPSGRVVGIDLSDGMLEVARQNARGRGLADRVEFRKMDAESLDCKDGSFDAVVSLFALRHFPHPETALQEMHRVLRPGGRLVLAVGSGAPWLSLVGLVHRLKLLPHVVRRFQGKQLVACKFLDGMVAAYVPSSGKSEEAGWTHEHTHMQQSVPAFIRAAGFQNIRSEWQGQQSIINTPEEFWELQTTFSSLSRKRLATVSSEVVARVRQDFMNTCREVLSRGGELVYPTGALLVSGRRA comes from the coding sequence ATGACAACCGTTAACCCTAACCATGCAGAGTTCAAGACCCAAGACGCGGCAAGTTACAACCCAGTCGCGCAGAGCTTCGACCGGTTCGTGACTCAATTGTCTGCTCCGGTCGCTGCCCGTCTCGTCGCGCTTGCCGGGCTCGCGCCAGACAATCACGTTCTGGATGTCGGTGCAGGGACGGGAATAGTCGCGCTTCGTGCGGTTGCAGAGATGGGGCCATCGGGCAGGGTTGTCGGCATCGACTTGTCCGACGGCATGCTGGAGGTTGCCAGGCAGAACGCGCGAGGGCGAGGCCTCGCAGATCGTGTCGAATTTCGCAAGATGGATGCGGAGTCGCTGGACTGCAAGGATGGATCGTTCGACGCGGTAGTCTCCTTGTTCGCCTTGCGTCATTTTCCTCATCCTGAGACGGCCTTACAGGAAATGCATCGCGTGCTTCGTCCTGGAGGCCGGTTGGTGTTGGCTGTCGGGAGCGGCGCACCCTGGCTCTCTCTCGTGGGATTGGTCCATCGGCTGAAGCTCCTACCGCACGTTGTGCGCCGTTTTCAGGGTAAGCAACTCGTGGCATGCAAGTTTTTGGACGGGATGGTCGCGGCCTATGTCCCGTCCTCAGGCAAGAGCGAAGAGGCAGGTTGGACGCATGAACATACGCATATGCAGCAATCGGTACCGGCATTTATTCGAGCAGCCGGATTTCAGAATATTCGCTCGGAGTGGCAGGGGCAACAGTCCATCATCAATACGCCAGAAGAGTTTTGGGAGCTGCAAACAACGTTTTCTTCCCTGTCCAGAAAACGTCTCGCCACAGTGTCATCTGAGGTCGTTGCGCGTGTGCGGCAGGACTTTATGAACACCTGTCGCGAGGTCCTGTCTCGCGGCGGGGAATTGGTGTATCCAACTGGAGCGTTGCTGGTGTCCGGTCGCCGCGCATGA
- a CDS encoding Gfo/Idh/MocA family protein produces MKFGLIGAGCIGQLRAKALAQVEGCVLSAIVDVDPVRARAMASSSDVKIFKDVQEMLPQANLDAVIVSTPPQFHEDLVVSAFKAGKHVLCEKPLANSVEACRRMVDAARASGKVLATGFNHRYFPQIQYLKQAIDTGLIGELDHVRAFAGHTGLSEFRNSWEYDINGIGGGALMDVGIHIIDLTRYVLGEVDEVYGFTSNRVWNLGASEDNGIALLRNPQGKYAVLQATWTEWKGYRFYLEAYGTKGMVRAYYAPMMNLLITQDKPGGRRKRTVRFYPMTMLREKFIGWQSSVIQMFRQEFTDFVRLTRGKESAIADGVAGLRAVEIANAVYRSSKEHIAIRLAGNI; encoded by the coding sequence ATGAAATTCGGACTCATCGGCGCCGGATGTATCGGTCAGCTTCGGGCCAAAGCCTTGGCTCAGGTTGAAGGCTGTGTGTTGTCGGCGATTGTCGACGTCGATCCGGTGCGGGCACGAGCCATGGCGTCATCTTCAGACGTCAAGATATTCAAAGATGTTCAGGAGATGCTCCCGCAGGCAAATCTGGATGCCGTGATTGTGTCGACACCACCTCAGTTTCACGAGGATCTTGTCGTCAGTGCGTTCAAAGCCGGGAAACATGTCCTCTGCGAAAAACCGCTGGCGAATTCGGTGGAGGCTTGCAGGCGCATGGTCGACGCGGCACGGGCAAGCGGGAAGGTGCTTGCAACTGGGTTTAATCATCGCTACTTCCCGCAAATCCAATATCTCAAGCAAGCCATCGACACAGGGCTCATCGGAGAGTTGGACCATGTCCGAGCCTTTGCCGGGCACACGGGTCTCTCTGAATTTCGGAACTCGTGGGAATACGATATAAATGGTATCGGTGGTGGCGCTTTGATGGATGTCGGGATTCATATCATCGACCTCACGCGGTATGTGCTGGGTGAGGTGGATGAGGTCTACGGCTTCACGTCCAACCGTGTCTGGAATCTGGGCGCATCGGAGGACAATGGTATTGCCCTGTTGCGAAATCCCCAGGGAAAATATGCCGTGTTGCAGGCCACGTGGACGGAGTGGAAGGGCTATCGGTTCTATCTCGAAGCCTACGGCACTAAGGGCATGGTGCGCGCCTACTATGCACCCATGATGAATCTTCTGATCACACAGGACAAGCCGGGTGGACGCCGGAAGCGGACGGTTCGCTTCTATCCCATGACGATGCTCCGGGAGAAATTCATCGGGTGGCAATCGTCGGTCATTCAGATGTTCCGGCAGGAGTTCACAGATTTCGTCCGCCTGACTCGGGGGAAAGAGAGCGCGATTGCGGACGGCGTTGCCGGTCTTCGAGCGGTGGAAATTGCCAACGCCGTGTATCGCAGCAGTAAAGAACACATCGCGATTCGGTTGGCCGGGAATATCTAA
- a CDS encoding NAD(P)/FAD-dependent oxidoreductase has protein sequence MPAVNPRDQKVVIIGGGPAGLTAAYQLSKVGAKSVVLEKDAILGGISRTVEYKGYHFDIGGHRFFTKVSVVDKMWREVLPEGDFLHCQRLSRIYYNRNFFFYPLKPVNALFGLGVFNSLLILMSYVWAQLFPQKPEDNFESWVSNRFGKRLYKTFFKTYTEKVWGMPANTIAADWAAQRIKGLSLLVAVKNALIKQQSTEKGAVVKTLIDAFDYPKRGPGMMWEIVGELVKKDGSQVHLGASVDRIRWAGNRIDGMDVSMQGRNESLTGTHYISSMPIRELIHKMNPPAPKEVIAAADRLRYRDFLTVALIVNKKDLFPDNWIYIHDSQVKVGRIQNFKNWSPYMVPDQNKTCLGLEYFCFEGDGLWTMSDKDLIELGMRELELIGIAKAEDVEDGSIVRMPKAYPVYDADYQEALTCIREFLDGFQNLQVVGRNGMHRYNNQDHSMLTAMLAVDNIQGARHDLWQVNAEQEYHEETTSREADAKVQLGQLAATQPQVPQPMTPAASQSLVLAFAKLDKLAFATALGTVSGLIVAIATLWIAVKGGERAGQNLQMLGQFFQGYTVTVSGALVGFAYSFTSVFLWGWLFAYLRNFALGFVIYRARREAELMSFRQFLDRY, from the coding sequence ATGCCAGCAGTTAATCCGCGAGACCAGAAGGTCGTGATCATCGGAGGGGGACCGGCGGGACTCACGGCGGCCTACCAGCTGTCGAAGGTCGGTGCGAAGTCCGTGGTCCTCGAGAAAGATGCGATCCTCGGCGGCATTTCCAGAACGGTGGAGTATAAAGGCTACCATTTTGACATCGGCGGCCACCGTTTTTTCACGAAGGTTTCCGTCGTGGACAAGATGTGGAGAGAGGTGCTTCCCGAGGGCGACTTCCTGCATTGCCAGCGGTTGTCCAGGATCTACTATAATAGAAATTTTTTCTTCTACCCCCTTAAGCCAGTCAATGCCTTGTTCGGGCTAGGAGTTTTCAACAGTCTGCTCATCCTGATGAGTTATGTCTGGGCGCAACTCTTTCCCCAGAAACCGGAGGATAATTTTGAGTCCTGGGTCTCCAATCGATTCGGCAAGCGGCTCTACAAAACCTTTTTCAAGACCTACACGGAAAAAGTCTGGGGCATGCCGGCTAACACGATTGCAGCTGATTGGGCGGCGCAGCGGATTAAAGGGTTGTCACTGCTGGTGGCCGTCAAAAATGCGCTGATCAAACAACAATCGACGGAGAAGGGGGCGGTCGTCAAGACCCTGATCGACGCGTTCGATTATCCCAAACGCGGCCCCGGGATGATGTGGGAAATCGTGGGAGAGTTAGTGAAAAAGGATGGCAGTCAGGTGCATCTCGGCGCCTCGGTTGACAGGATTCGTTGGGCAGGCAATCGAATTGATGGGATGGATGTCTCGATGCAGGGTCGAAATGAATCTCTGACAGGCACGCACTATATCAGCAGCATGCCGATCAGAGAACTGATTCATAAAATGAATCCGCCTGCACCCAAGGAAGTCATCGCCGCAGCTGACCGACTGAGGTACCGGGACTTTCTGACCGTCGCACTGATCGTGAATAAGAAGGACTTGTTTCCCGACAATTGGATCTATATTCACGACTCGCAGGTCAAGGTCGGACGGATTCAGAACTTCAAGAACTGGAGTCCCTATATGGTTCCGGACCAGAACAAGACCTGTTTGGGGTTGGAGTATTTTTGCTTCGAGGGGGATGGGTTATGGACGATGAGCGACAAGGACCTCATCGAACTTGGAATGCGCGAACTCGAATTGATCGGCATTGCGAAGGCGGAGGATGTCGAAGACGGGTCGATTGTGCGAATGCCGAAAGCCTATCCTGTGTACGATGCGGACTATCAAGAGGCTCTCACCTGTATCCGGGAATTTCTGGACGGCTTCCAAAACCTGCAAGTCGTAGGGCGAAACGGTATGCATCGGTACAACAATCAGGACCACTCGATGCTGACGGCCATGCTGGCAGTAGACAATATTCAAGGCGCAAGGCATGATCTATGGCAAGTGAACGCGGAGCAAGAGTACCACGAAGAAACGACCAGCCGCGAAGCCGACGCCAAGGTGCAACTTGGCCAGCTTGCGGCCACGCAGCCGCAAGTCCCGCAACCGATGACGCCGGCCGCCAGTCAGAGTCTCGTTCTGGCATTCGCCAAACTCGATAAGTTGGCCTTTGCGACCGCCCTGGGAACCGTCTCCGGTCTGATTGTGGCGATCGCTACCTTGTGGATAGCAGTCAAAGGCGGAGAGCGAGCCGGGCAGAATCTGCAAATGTTGGGACAGTTCTTCCAAGGATACACGGTGACGGTGTCGGGTGCGCTCGTCGGGTTTGCCTACAGCTTTACGTCCGTCTTCCTCTGGGGCTGGCTGTTTGCCTATCTCAGAAACTTCGCGTTGGGCTTCGTGATCTACCGCGCCAGACGAGAGGCCGAGCTGATGTCATTCAGACAATTCCTGGATCGCTATTGA
- a CDS encoding glycosyltransferase family A protein — translation MAVVVIVPVHNGGERFHANMDSIRRAEPPPDEVIVIGDGDTDGSSQFAEAAGITVYRFPTPKGPSRARNLGASKAMSELLLSVDVAGTVPENVIDRVRDLFARDSDVAAMIGSYDDQPGESKFSFSVPEVGALFCSSERSRGGVHVLGYLWCGVRSSWCTVAVPPGSRCFWLRPLSWG, via the coding sequence ATGGCCGTCGTAGTGATCGTTCCAGTTCACAACGGGGGCGAACGATTTCACGCGAATATGGATTCAATCAGGCGTGCCGAGCCTCCGCCAGATGAAGTCATCGTGATCGGCGATGGCGACACTGACGGATCCTCCCAGTTTGCAGAAGCAGCCGGTATAACCGTGTATCGCTTTCCTACGCCGAAAGGGCCTAGCCGCGCCAGAAACCTTGGCGCGTCGAAGGCGATGTCGGAACTGCTCTTGTCAGTCGATGTCGCTGGGACAGTTCCCGAAAATGTGATCGATCGGGTGAGAGACCTCTTTGCCCGAGATTCTGACGTTGCGGCAATGATCGGGTCGTATGATGATCAACCGGGGGAGTCGAAATTTTCTTTCTCAGTACCGGAAGTTGGTGCATTATTCTGTTCATCAGAACGGTCGCGAGGAGGCGTCCACGTTTTGGGGTACCTATGGTGTGGCGTGCGGAGTTCTTGGTGTACTGTTGCTGTCCCCCCTGGCAGCCGGTGTTTCTGGTTGAGACCGTTGTCATGGGGCTGA
- a CDS encoding transposase, translating to MTIWDETQQRRLTFLTNLMHLAASTIAAIYKERWQIELLFKALKQHLKIKTFVGTSENAVQVQIWIALIAMVLLKYLRLKSTWPWSLSNLAALLRFNLLTYRDLWTWLNAPFKHPRSLRCPCKQGFLPHNLGQHPDQTTSFENRRRSRLKRSIHAGDTQRGGLFWTAVASSPLCLPQVSRQMPQACRRGESAGCAP from the coding sequence GTGACCATCTGGGACGAGACGCAGCAGAGACGGCTCACCTTCCTGACGAACCTCATGCATCTGGCCGCCAGTACGATTGCCGCCATCTATAAGGAGCGCTGGCAGATCGAACTCCTCTTCAAAGCTTTGAAGCAACACCTCAAGATCAAGACGTTTGTCGGCACCAGTGAGAACGCCGTGCAGGTCCAGATCTGGATTGCGTTGATTGCCATGGTGCTGTTGAAATATCTCCGGCTCAAGTCCACCTGGCCCTGGAGTCTCTCGAACCTCGCGGCCTTGCTCCGCTTCAATCTGTTGACGTATCGAGACCTGTGGACGTGGCTCAATGCGCCCTTTAAGCATCCGCGATCACTCCGATGCCCTTGCAAACAGGGCTTTTTGCCGCATAATCTTGGACAGCACCCAGACCAGACAACCTCCTTCGAGAACAGGCGCCGAAGTCGTCTCAAACGCAGCATTCATGCAGGAGACACACAGAGGGGCGGATTATTTTGGACAGCAGTGGCCTCGTCCCCTCTATGCTTGCCTCAAGTCTCTCGACAGATGCCGCAGGCATGCAGGAGGGGAGAGTCAGCAGGGTGTGCCCCTTGA
- a CDS encoding IS630 family transposase (programmed frameshift) has translation MDAYSQDLRDRVLRALERGERPTAIAARFEVSRVWVYQVRNRLTQTGQRSSLPIGGHRQSRLVGMEPTLRAWLKETGDLTLAEMCARLAAHGIAMKVPALWHQLDKWKLTRKKTLHASEQDRADVHAARREWQAAQPALDITKLVFLDETGASTNMARRYGRAPRGERCVASVPHGHGHTTTFVAGLRHDDISAPMVADGAMTGTLFLKYVQEFLCPTLHPGDIVIADNLRSHKVAGVKEALEAVGAHIRYLPPYSPDLNPIEKLFAKLNALLRKAAPRTVDALWAEIGMLLDRFTPAECTRYFASSGYVKT, from the exons ATGGATGCCTATTCGCAGGATCTACGGGACCGTGTGTTGAGAGCATTGGAACGTGGGGAGCGTCCGACAGCCATTGCCGCCCGATTTGAAGTCAGTCGGGTCTGGGTGTATCAGGTGCGGAACCGGCTCACGCAGACGGGGCAGCGGAGCAGTCTCCCAATTGGAGGCCATCGGCAGTCCCGATTGGTCGGGATGGAGCCGACACTGCGGGCGTGGTTGAAGGAAACAGGTGATCTGACCCTTGCGGAGATGTGTGCCCGATTAGCGGCACACGGGATTGCGATGAAGGTCCCCGCCTTGTGGCATCAACTCGACAAATGGAAGCTCACACGTAAAAAAACC CTACACGCCAGCGAGCAAGATCGCGCCGACGTGCACGCCGCACGGCGTGAGTGGCAGGCAGCCCAACCCGCTCTGGACATCACGAAGCTGGTCTTTCTGGATGAAACAGGGGCTTCGACGAACATGGCACGGCGCTACGGACGCGCCCCGCGTGGTGAACGGTGCGTCGCCTCTGTCCCGCACGGACATGGGCATACCACCACCTTCGTTGCCGGGCTGCGTCATGATGACATCTCCGCTCCGATGGTGGCGGATGGGGCCATGACCGGCACCCTGTTCCTCAAATATGTCCAGGAGTTCTTATGCCCGACGCTCCACCCCGGCGATATCGTCATCGCCGACAACTTACGCAGTCACAAAGTGGCGGGCGTCAAAGAGGCGCTTGAGGCGGTGGGGGCACACATTCGCTATCTCCCGCCGTATTCCCCCGATCTCAATCCCATTGAAAAACTGTTTGCCAAACTCAACGCGCTGCTCCGCAAAGCCGCCCCTCGAACCGTGGATGCGCTCTGGGCTGAGATCGGCATGCTGCTCGACCGCTTCACACCCGCTGAATGCACGCGCTACTTCGCGTCTTCAGGCTATGTAAAGACATAA
- a CDS encoding lysylphosphatidylglycerol synthase transmembrane domain-containing protein, whose translation MLKAALLLLGALTLSALVWHIGIERIYDAVAQLGPAAMLVILLPSLLMYILDAYGWLVTLGAWAKDVPFWRVLAIRTAGEVVNMTTPTAYVGGEPLKAFLLKRQGVPIVEGLASVVTAKTTMTIAQILFILAGIGLGFWLLGAGGSAGQTITAGLVSVGLLVFGIGAFVIVQRQGMFAWMLNLLRRIGLRLQYLESREQKLLELDRTIAHFYAHRRTAFLVSTGLFLLGWLAEALEVFVMIVCLGQPITVLSAIAIGALSVFIKGGTFFIPGSLGAQDAGNLFLLTAFGYGDVTGITFALLRRFRELVWIGIGLACLVVVGKGQNDTLEDPAAQR comes from the coding sequence GTGCTTAAGGCGGCCCTCCTTCTTCTCGGGGCCCTGACACTCTCGGCACTGGTCTGGCACATCGGCATCGAGCGTATCTATGATGCGGTGGCGCAGCTCGGTCCTGCCGCGATGCTGGTGATTCTCCTCCCCTCTCTGCTCATGTACATTCTGGACGCCTACGGATGGCTGGTCACGCTCGGCGCGTGGGCGAAAGACGTGCCTTTCTGGCGAGTGCTGGCGATTCGAACCGCCGGAGAAGTGGTGAACATGACCACTCCCACGGCCTACGTGGGTGGAGAACCGCTCAAAGCGTTTTTGCTCAAACGACAGGGTGTACCGATCGTGGAGGGGTTGGCGTCGGTGGTGACGGCCAAGACCACGATGACGATCGCCCAGATTCTCTTCATCCTGGCCGGGATCGGGTTGGGGTTTTGGTTGTTAGGCGCCGGCGGATCGGCCGGCCAGACCATCACGGCAGGGTTGGTGAGTGTGGGGTTGCTCGTGTTCGGCATCGGTGCCTTTGTCATCGTGCAACGGCAAGGCATGTTTGCCTGGATGTTGAACCTTCTTCGACGCATCGGCCTGCGACTGCAGTATTTGGAGTCGCGAGAGCAGAAACTCCTTGAACTCGATCGCACGATTGCCCACTTCTACGCGCACCGGCGAACGGCCTTCTTGGTATCGACCGGCCTCTTTCTTCTCGGATGGCTGGCCGAGGCGTTGGAAGTGTTCGTCATGATTGTGTGCTTGGGACAACCCATTACAGTGTTGTCGGCCATTGCGATCGGCGCGCTGTCGGTGTTTATCAAGGGCGGCACGTTTTTCATCCCCGGCAGCCTGGGCGCGCAAGACGCCGGCAATCTGTTCCTGTTGACCGCCTTCGGGTATGGCGATGTCACGGGTATCACCTTCGCGCTGCTGCGAAGATTCCGTGAACTGGTATGGATCGGGATCGGGTTGGCGTGTTTAGTAGTGGTCGGGAAAGGACAGAATGATACGCTTGAAGACCCCGCCGCCCAGCGATAG
- a CDS encoding CDP-alcohol phosphatidyltransferase family protein, with product MSESTLQRGAELQGLSTAILLPGAGLFGDRPGRGLTDVGPLTSIGGLSLFQRTVLTLQRGGIRQLIVLAGSDEELLKHALARGARVTIPVRWMPVREFPLDDPRTWESLATEVRGFCLIAGVQAVFSKGLIEHLRQSVRDGEALVVTREAGPVEPALGRRNPAVALQEGRLISFHNHPGQEGHQVAADLVVLPASILTPPNGAAASPSGAAEPAGMIPVRRWLERAAVEGRVRVVAAAAHAGLWYRDVWDHTSAGLAERTLFRSLKGEAEGFVDRYFNRTFSRLLTRLFLRMKCSPNVITMVATAVGILSAVGFGLGTYSAGIVAALLFQLAAVIDCCDGEVARLTFTESPFGAWLDIAMDNVVHIAIFAGIACGAYLRQAGAEGAWVPLALGGAAVFGNIMSFWLVTKAQKIGATRGWNTPKQAAWSDFILKNVASRDFSVVVFLFALLDKLDWFLWMAALGSTVFWLMMVWVIRPSARARA from the coding sequence ATGAGTGAAAGTACACTGCAGCGCGGAGCGGAACTCCAGGGATTGAGCACGGCCATTCTGTTGCCGGGCGCGGGTCTGTTTGGGGATCGGCCGGGACGTGGCCTGACCGACGTCGGGCCCTTGACCTCTATCGGAGGGTTGAGCCTGTTTCAACGCACCGTGCTCACGTTGCAGCGGGGGGGTATTCGCCAATTGATTGTCCTGGCGGGCTCCGATGAAGAGTTGCTCAAACATGCGCTGGCGCGAGGGGCCCGGGTGACGATTCCGGTTCGATGGATGCCGGTGAGGGAGTTCCCGCTTGACGATCCGCGGACCTGGGAATCGCTGGCCACCGAAGTGCGAGGTTTTTGTCTGATCGCCGGCGTGCAGGCCGTGTTCTCCAAGGGCTTGATCGAACACCTGCGGCAGTCCGTTCGAGACGGCGAGGCACTCGTTGTGACGCGGGAAGCCGGTCCGGTTGAGCCGGCGCTGGGCCGCCGCAATCCCGCGGTCGCGCTTCAGGAAGGGCGGCTGATCTCGTTTCACAATCATCCGGGACAGGAAGGCCACCAGGTTGCCGCCGATTTGGTGGTGTTGCCGGCCAGTATTTTGACTCCGCCGAACGGAGCGGCCGCATCCCCATCCGGTGCCGCAGAGCCGGCGGGCATGATTCCGGTACGACGCTGGCTGGAACGGGCGGCGGTGGAAGGGCGTGTGCGGGTGGTGGCGGCTGCGGCTCATGCGGGTCTGTGGTACCGGGACGTATGGGATCATACCAGCGCCGGATTGGCGGAGCGGACCCTCTTCCGTTCGTTGAAGGGAGAGGCCGAGGGATTCGTCGATCGCTATTTCAATCGGACCTTCTCGCGGCTGTTGACTCGACTGTTTTTGCGGATGAAATGTTCGCCCAACGTGATCACCATGGTGGCGACGGCGGTCGGGATTCTGTCTGCGGTGGGGTTTGGTTTAGGGACGTACTCGGCCGGGATCGTGGCCGCGTTGCTCTTTCAATTGGCGGCGGTCATCGATTGTTGCGATGGTGAGGTGGCTCGGCTCACGTTTACCGAATCGCCGTTCGGTGCCTGGCTGGATATCGCCATGGACAACGTGGTGCATATCGCCATCTTTGCCGGGATCGCCTGCGGTGCCTATCTCCGGCAGGCCGGTGCCGAAGGCGCCTGGGTTCCGTTGGCGTTGGGCGGCGCAGCGGTGTTCGGCAATATCATGTCTTTCTGGCTGGTCACGAAGGCGCAAAAAATCGGCGCCACGCGTGGCTGGAATACGCCCAAGCAGGCGGCCTGGTCCGACTTCATTCTGAAAAACGTGGCGAGTCGCGATTTTTCCGTGGTGGTCTTCCTCTTTGCGCTGCTGGACAAGCTGGACTGGTTTCTGTGGATGGCCGCGCTCGGCTCAACCGTCTTCTGGTTGATGATGGTCTGGGTGATCCGACCCTCGGCACGGGCCCGTGCTTAA
- a CDS encoding NTP transferase domain-containing protein, with protein sequence MKAIILAAGVGKRLWPVTQHKPKCLIEIGGQTLLSRYLESLASVKIRQATIVVGYKQEMIRAAVGSHCHGVDLSYLVNEEFHRGSISSLWIARTALSDDVVIMDADVLFHREILRRLVASPYENCLLMDDTVKQTGEECMVVVQGDRVVALSKKMPERYDIAGEGVGFLRVRRADTAHVVGSLKGYIDQDRWDMEYEDGLLQYFQDVKVGHEKIGGLPWTEIDFPEDVTKAEREVLPRL encoded by the coding sequence ATGAAAGCGATCATCCTTGCGGCCGGAGTGGGAAAGCGTCTCTGGCCGGTGACCCAGCATAAACCGAAATGCCTGATCGAGATCGGCGGGCAGACCTTGCTATCCCGGTATCTCGAATCCCTGGCATCGGTCAAGATCCGGCAGGCTACCATCGTGGTCGGTTATAAGCAGGAAATGATCAGGGCCGCAGTCGGCTCGCATTGCCACGGGGTCGATCTCTCCTATCTGGTGAACGAGGAGTTCCACCGGGGCAGTATTTCGTCGTTGTGGATCGCCAGGACGGCATTGTCCGACGACGTGGTGATCATGGATGCGGATGTCTTGTTTCATCGCGAAATTCTGCGTCGGTTGGTGGCCTCCCCCTATGAGAACTGCCTGCTGATGGACGACACGGTGAAGCAAACCGGCGAGGAATGTATGGTCGTCGTGCAGGGCGATCGGGTGGTTGCCCTGAGCAAAAAAATGCCGGAGCGGTACGATATTGCAGGTGAGGGGGTCGGGTTTCTCAGGGTGCGACGGGCCGATACGGCCCACGTGGTCGGCTCGCTCAAGGGGTATATCGACCAGGACCGGTGGGACATGGAATACGAAGACGGGTTGTTGCAGTATTTCCAGGACGTGAAGGTCGGGCATGAGAAAATCGGCGGGTTGCCGTGGACGGAAATCGATTTTCCCGAGGATGTGACGAAGGCGGAGCGGGAGGTTCTGCCGCGGCTCTAA
- a CDS encoding alanine--glyoxylate aminotransferase family protein, protein MILLNPGPVNVSERVRQALLRPDICHRESEFSDLLGRIQQKLLAAFVPGAESDYVAVLLTGSGTAAVESAVMSCLPMGKRMLVLNNGVYGERLSSMIGLHRLGVSELKSEWHIKPDPERVRLALRQHPEVHAVSMVHHETTTGLINPVKEIAEVVDSLNRVFVLDSVSGLAGEPIDIAGSHIYMVAGTAGKCIQGFPGVSFVLLRKGFLERMRNYPKRSWYLHLTHYVDDQGKGIVPFTPAVQIYYAFEEALNELLEEGVANRCQRYKRMAVRIRERMANLGVKTLLPSDSLSNTITAFHLPPGISYATLHDQLKARGYVIYAGQGQLESKIFRIANMGALTELQIDGFLAAFEEVVTGAVARA, encoded by the coding sequence ATGATACTGCTGAATCCAGGTCCGGTGAACGTGAGCGAACGGGTGAGGCAGGCGTTGTTGCGCCCGGATATCTGCCATCGCGAATCCGAGTTTTCAGATCTGTTGGGTCGTATCCAGCAAAAACTGTTGGCGGCCTTTGTGCCCGGCGCCGAATCCGACTACGTGGCCGTGTTGTTGACGGGGTCAGGCACGGCGGCCGTGGAATCCGCCGTCATGTCCTGCCTGCCGATGGGCAAACGCATGTTGGTGCTCAACAACGGCGTCTATGGCGAGCGGCTTTCCAGCATGATCGGGCTGCATCGGCTCGGAGTCTCCGAACTCAAGTCGGAGTGGCACATCAAGCCTGATCCGGAGCGTGTTCGGTTGGCGCTACGCCAGCATCCCGAGGTGCATGCGGTTTCAATGGTGCATCACGAGACGACCACCGGATTGATCAATCCGGTGAAAGAAATCGCGGAAGTCGTCGATAGTTTGAATCGGGTGTTTGTGCTCGACTCAGTCAGCGGCCTGGCCGGAGAACCGATCGATATCGCCGGGTCTCACATCTATATGGTGGCGGGGACTGCCGGCAAATGTATTCAGGGCTTTCCCGGCGTGTCGTTCGTCCTGCTCCGCAAGGGATTTCTGGAACGGATGCGCAACTACCCGAAGCGCTCCTGGTACCTCCATTTGACCCATTATGTGGACGACCAGGGCAAAGGGATTGTGCCCTTTACTCCGGCCGTGCAAATTTACTATGCCTTCGAAGAGGCCTTGAACGAGTTGCTGGAAGAGGGCGTCGCCAATCGGTGTCAACGCTATAAGCGAATGGCGGTGCGCATCCGGGAGCGAATGGCGAACTTGGGGGTCAAGACATTGTTGCCGTCGGATTCGCTCTCGAATACGATCACGGCCTTTCACCTGCCTCCCGGCATCAGCTATGCCACCTTGCACGATCAATTGAAGGCCCGCGGCTACGTCATCTACGCAGGACAAGGACAACTGGAATCCAAGATCTTCCGGATCGCCAACATGGGCGCCTTGACCGAGTTGCAGATCGACGGGTTCCTGGCGGCCTTTGAAGAAGTGGTGACAGGAGCGGTTGCCCGCGCATGA